The stretch of DNA TTGAAGATGATAAAATAAATGACTATGTACTAAAAAAAGGCACGATTATAGGAGCATCCATTTACGAATTACATAGAAATAAAAACTATTGGGATAGTCCAGAAGTATTCAAACCATCTCGTTTTTTTGAAGAAAACAGAAAAGGCATCATGCCTTATTACATGCCTTTTGGAGCAGGACCAAGATTATGTATAGGGAATAATTTTGCAATGTATGAAATGATTCTAGCTGTGAGCGCAATATTAAAAAGATTCCGTATGTCTACCGACAATGATACTATAAAAGTAAACCCTTTAATTACTTTAAAACCTGTGGATATTAAGATGAGGTTTACTTTGAAAACCTAAAGCATACTATTATGTCAGGCTGAGCCTTTCGGCTACGCTCAAGATAAACTAAAGTCGAAGCTCTAAGGTGCTACTTAATAATAAAGCACTTCGACTGCGCTCAGTGAGACATCATAGAATTCATTTATATTTACAGCATAATTATATAAAAAGAAAATTTAGCATAAGCAAGTTGTGATAATACCAGGAGCACAGTCGAAGACCAATAGAGAATGAATTTAAAAGCAAGCTATACAAACCTTATTAAAACCGAAGCCAAACGCCTCGGGTTTTTATCATGTGGTATAAGTAAGCAGCTTTTTTAAAAGCTGAAGCCCTCGTTTAGAAAAGTGACTCTAAAGACAAGTCTTATAGAAAATCTATGTTAAATATCTTTTTCGCACCAAAGACAAAGTGAAAGAAAATAAAACAATTAATATGTAAATTGCTTGCTAAAGCAGAAAATAGCCCTATTTTTGTTTAAATATTAAATATTAAATATTATGAAAAAAGTATTGAAGAGTATTGTAGCTCTAGTTTTGATTACCCTTTCCGTTATTTACGGAATAAAAAATACGGAAGTAAGTAATTTTTCTGACGTTTCTTTGTTTAATGTAATGCATATAAATATAGCAAACGCTGAAGAATCGGATTCAACACCTTGCTATTGCACTTGGTATGCTGTTTGTACGCCAAACGGAGCAGATGCATGTGGTGCTGTTGCTGCAGGATCCAATGCTAATTATTGGTGTTCTTATGGTGATGCTAATTGTAAGTGATTTAAGTTAAGGTTTTCTAGGCTAAAAAGACGAGTTTTGGTCTTAGAAGAATTGTTATTTGATTTTGTCTCAATGAGAATTAAATTTATATTTCTGCATTTTTTTAGTATGTATTTAGTAGGAGGAAATAGCGAAAATATAATAAATAACCTAAAGTTTTTATGTTTAAAAATGGAGTGTTTTACTATTATACTGTATTAAGTATTTTGTTTTGTCTATTATCTTGTAATAGTGACAGTAGTAAGCCTTTTGAAGATTTTTTCAATACTACAGTAAGTACTGAAAAAGAATTGGGATATGCTGTAGAAATAGAAAAAATAGCATTAGATCATATAGAATCGTCTTCATATATTGGAGAAATAGGGTATTTAAAAGACAACATCGCTTTTGTAGATTATAGATTCTGTTGGGTGTTTTTATTTGATTATGAAGGTAATTTGATTGATAAAAAAATTGGACACGGCAAAGGACCTAATGAACTTTTTATTGGACGCATAAGCGGATTTAGTTTTTTGTCAAATGGACAAAGTTTATTTCATGAAGCTTCTAACCGGGTTTTTGTTTTTGATAATAATTGGAAGAAAATAAAAGAAACTCGTATCAATTGGAAGGGAAGTCAAAAGTATGGCAAAGCTAGAAATATAAAAAGGCCATCTGCTAAAGAACCCATTATATATTCACCAGATTTTGGTAATTTAAAATTTAAAAATTTTAATAAAAAATGCTATTTCCCTATTTATTCTGAACATTCTAATTTTAATGGACTTATGGGAGGATATAAATATTATAAAGAAGGAAGGATACTTGCCGAACTTGATTTGTCAAATTATTCAGATATAAATATATTAAGACTGTTAGGTCGTAGAACACCTGAATTATTGAATTATTCATATTTGCCACATCATTCTACTTTCAATTTTGATATTGATTCTAAAGGATTTTTTTATATTGCCCATGAAATAGATTCTTTAATATATGTTTATGATCATGATTTTAACATAAAGTATGCTTTTGGGGTAGAAGGAGAAAATATGGACACAAATTATAAAGAATTAAAAAAACATGATGTAAAAAAGTTTAGAGAATTATTTTTTAACGATAGACCTAAACGAGGCTATTATAGTGATATAAAAGTTTTTGAGAGTAATGACCAGAATTTATTAGTTTTTAGATCATATAGAAAGAGTATTTCTAGTGCTTATGATGGTTTACAGATATATAAAAATAAAAAATTAATAGTTGATACTGAAGTGCCTAAAGGTTTTGAAGTTAAATACTATAAAAATGGATTTTACTATTCAAATGGGACAATAGAGGAAGAGGAAGAAAAAATAAGTTTTTATAAGCTTAAATTATACCATTCTGTGTTTTGATATTTCTTTTTCTTAATGTTTTAAGATGTACAACTCACAATAAATTTAAATTAATAAAGGTTTTATGAAATTGATTGCTTTTATATTTGTTACAGTAGTATGTTTTCTTTCGTGTAATTGGCAAGGCGAAAATAATCAGGAAAAAAGGAGTGTAATAAAAAAAGATATAAAATCAGAAGAAAAAAATATTGATTCAAATAAAGCTGCTGAATTAGTTGAGTTGGCAAAAATGAAATTTAAAACTAAGATTATTAATTTAGGAACAATTCCAAAAGGAGACTCTACAGTAAAAGGGCGATATACTTTTAAAAATATTGGTGAAGCCCCTTTATTTATTGAATATATTAATCCTGATTGTGTATGTACAGGCTATGAACATACAAAAGATTCAGTTGCAATTGGAGGCGAAGGTTATATTGATTTGACATTTAATATAAAAGATAGAGTAGGAAGTCAAAAATTGTATGCTATGCTTAAAGCTAATACAAAAGAAAAGTTTTATAAATTAACATTGAAATTAGATATTGAGTAATTTTTAAAAACTTTACTTATATTGAGTATTATTATCAATTCAAACCTCATAAAAACCGAAGCAAAACGCCTCGGTTTTTTATCATGCGGTATTAGTAAAGCTAGCTTTTTAGAAGAAGAAGCCCCTCGATTAGAAAATTGGTTAAACAAGAATATGCATGGGCAAATGCAATACATGGAAAACCATTTTGATAAACGCTTAGACCCAACAAAACTGGTAAAAGGTTCTAAAAGTGTTGTTTCATTATTGTTAAACTACTACCCAAGCCAAGAGCAAACGGCCAATAGTTATAAACTATCTAAATATGCTTATGGAAGAGACTATCATTTTGTAATAAAAGATAAACTTAAATCACTTTTAAACTTTATTCAAGAAGAAATAGGAGAGGTCGAAGGGAGAGCTTTTGTAGATTCAGCTCCCGTTTTAGATAAAGCTTGGGCTGCAAAAAGTGGACTAGGTTGGATTGGGAAACACAGTAATTTATTAACCCAACAAGCAGGCTCTTTTTATTTTATTGCAGAACTTATTATTGATTTGGATCTAGAATACGATTTACCAACAACAGATCATTGCGGTACGTGTACCGCATGTATTGATGCCTGTCCAACACAAGCAATAACAGAACCTTATGTGGTAGATGGAAGTAAATGTATTTCCTATTTCACTATAGAATTAAAAGAAAATATTCCAACAGAATTTAAAGGACAATTTGATGATTGGATGTTTGGTTGCGATGTATGTCAAGATGTTTGTCCGTGGAACCGATTCTCAAAACCACATAACGAACCACTTTTTAATCCACATCCAGAATTGTTATCCATGACCAAAAAAGATTGGGAAGAGATAACAGAAGATACGTTTAAGAAGGTATTTCAAAAATCTGCAGTAAAACGGACAAAGTTTTCAGGTTTAAAAAGAAACATCGATTTTTTAAAATAGAAATAGTATAATTAATTAACAAGAATCTCTAATTATTAACTCAGTAGGAAGCACGACAATTTGAGGTTCAATAGGCATATCGTTGTGTTTAGAATCAATCTCTTGAAATACGATATGAGCAGATTTTTCGCCCATTTCATAACCATGTTGCTCAACCGAAGAGAGCGCTGGACTAATTACAGAAGCCATAAACCAATTACTAAAGCCAAACAATGCAATATCTTCAGGGATCTTAATATTATGATCGGTAAAATATTTAATAATACCTATAGCAATAACATCGGTAATTGTAAAAATAGCATCTATCGTTTTACCATGATCTTTTAACAGTTTTTCTGCATTGCTATACCCATCTTCAAAATCAGAATTATTATTACACATATATACCAGTGTAGGGTCGAAGTCTATATCGTGATCTAACAATGCTTGCTTATAACCTAAAAAACGATCTATAGAATTTTGAGGATTTAGATCCCCTCTAAAATGAGCAATTCGCCTATGCCCTTTTTTTATTAAATGAGAAACAACATCGTATGCAGCCTTTCTGTCATCAACGATGACTTTAGAACATTTAACCGTTTTTGCTATTTTATCAAATAGAACTAAAGGGATATCATGATCAATTATTTTTTGAAGATGCTCAAAATTATTGGTTTTGTTAGATAAAGAGATTAAAATGCCATCTACACCTTTGCTAATAAGCAAATCAACCTGTTTTTTTTCAAGCTCATAGTTTTCATTAGAATGTAAAAGAATAACTAAATAATCCTTTTTTTCTGCTTCTTTTAAAATACCTTTAATAACATTTGAGAAAAAATGATGAACCGTAGCAGGAACAATAACACCTATAGTTTTAGACTGTTGCATTCTTAAGCTGACAGCAAATGAGTTTGGAATATAATTTAAGTCTTTTGCTAAATCTAATACACGCTGTCTTGTTTTTTTACTTACATCAGGGTAGTCCTTAAGAGCTTTAGAAACTGTTGTTACAGAAATATTCAATTCTTCTGCAATTTGTTTTAAAGTTATAGTTTTCATGTTATGAATGTAAAAATTACTAAATTATGAATAATTATTTAGTAATAGAAAACGACTGTAAAGCTTTCGAAAACGTTTTCGGTAAAATCGAAAACGTTTTCGAAAAATATTTGAATGGTTAAAATATCTGGAAAAGTATATTTGAGTAACTTAAACTAAAAAAGAACTAATTATGTTACAACAAATTACAATCTTAAAAAAGCTTTGTTTTACAATGCTGGCTTTAATGTCCAGTATAGCAATAGCTCAAAATGGAAGCATTGAAGGAACTATAACAGATACTAATGGGAGCCCACTACCAGGAGTTAATGTAGTTATTCAAAATACTAGTAAAGGATCTGTTACAGATTTTGATGGAAATTATGTAATAAGTAATGTAGAAGATGGAAGTTTTACACTTGTAGTTTCCTATATAGGCTTTAAAACTCAGGAACTTTCTTTTACAGTGAGCGGCAGTAGTGTACAACTAAATGTAACGCTTCAGGAAGATTTAATGTCATTAAGCGAAGTCGTTGTAACAGGTTCTGGAAACCCAAGAAAGAAAATGGAATCAAGTGTTGCAATTACGACTATGGGTTCTAAACAAATAGAAGAACAAGCGCCACAAAGCACAGCAGACTTATTACAATCTATACCGGGGTTTTTGGTTGAAACATCAGGGGGAGAAACAGGAAACAACTTATTTGCAAGAGGTATTCCAACAGCAGGAGCCTATGAGTATGTTCAATTTCAAGAAGACGGTATGCCTGTCTTTGAAGATGGCGCCTTACAATTTGCTAACATCGATAACTTTCAAAGAACAGACGCTACTGTTAAAAGATTAGAGGCCGTAAAAGGAGGTACAGCCTCTATATATGCTTCTGGAGCTCCAGGAGGTATCATTAACTTTATTTCGAATACAGGTCAAAATGAATTTAAAGGTACTACAAAATTAACAGTAGGCGATTACGGTTTATTTAGAACAGATTTTAATCTTGGAGGGGCCATTGTTCAAGATAAATTGTTTTATAATGTCGGTGGTTTTTATAGAGTAGATGATGGAATTAGAGATCCAGGATATAAAGCGAATAATGGTGGACAAGTTAAGTTTAATATGACTTATAGATTTGATAAAGGGTATGCACGTCTCTATTTTAAAAATTTAGATGACAGAACGATTTTTTATCAATCAACACCTTTCGTTAAAAGAGGAGATGATGTAAAAGAATACCCTGGATTTGATGCTAATTACGGAACATTTGCGAATCGTGAAATGACTAAAATAAATGTACCGCAAGGTGGTGGTGGATTTTTTAAAGCAGATTTAGAAGATGGGATTCATCCAAGAACGAATGCTATTGGAGGGGAATTTAAATACCAACTTTCAGACATAGTTTCAGTAAAAAATAGTTTCAAGAATACAGATATTAATTTAGATTACAATGCCATTTTTGCTGCCGCATGGATGGGAGGTATTACCAGTCAGGCA from Flavivirga spongiicola encodes:
- the queG gene encoding tRNA epoxyqueuosine(34) reductase QueG, whose product is MSIIINSNLIKTEAKRLGFLSCGISKASFLEEEAPRLENWLNKNMHGQMQYMENHFDKRLDPTKLVKGSKSVVSLLLNYYPSQEQTANSYKLSKYAYGRDYHFVIKDKLKSLLNFIQEEIGEVEGRAFVDSAPVLDKAWAAKSGLGWIGKHSNLLTQQAGSFYFIAELIIDLDLEYDLPTTDHCGTCTACIDACPTQAITEPYVVDGSKCISYFTIELKENIPTEFKGQFDDWMFGCDVCQDVCPWNRFSKPHNEPLFNPHPELLSMTKKDWEEITEDTFKKVFQKSAVKRTKFSGLKRNIDFLK
- a CDS encoding DUF1573 domain-containing protein; amino-acid sequence: MKLIAFIFVTVVCFLSCNWQGENNQEKRSVIKKDIKSEEKNIDSNKAAELVELAKMKFKTKIINLGTIPKGDSTVKGRYTFKNIGEAPLFIEYINPDCVCTGYEHTKDSVAIGGEGYIDLTFNIKDRVGSQKLYAMLKANTKEKFYKLTLKLDIE
- a CDS encoding LacI family DNA-binding transcriptional regulator, which encodes MKTITLKQIAEELNISVTTVSKALKDYPDVSKKTRQRVLDLAKDLNYIPNSFAVSLRMQQSKTIGVIVPATVHHFFSNVIKGILKEAEKKDYLVILLHSNENYELEKKQVDLLISKGVDGILISLSNKTNNFEHLQKIIDHDIPLVLFDKIAKTVKCSKVIVDDRKAAYDVVSHLIKKGHRRIAHFRGDLNPQNSIDRFLGYKQALLDHDIDFDPTLVYMCNNNSDFEDGYSNAEKLLKDHGKTIDAIFTITDVIAIGIIKYFTDHNIKIPEDIALFGFSNWFMASVISPALSSVEQHGYEMGEKSAHIVFQEIDSKHNDMPIEPQIVVLPTELIIRDSC